The Cellulomonas sp. S1-8 genome has a window encoding:
- a CDS encoding ABC transporter permease, protein MSAPGTPLVAPSAAVAPPPSDDAPRARTHVAWRRVGRVLLDAVTTTVVVLVAWTVLLAAFDVSPYVGKGPAQVWEYLVTDDDAGENRTEVLALLGQTLTDASIGFVAGMAAALVLAAAIVLSRTAEGAIMPVAMLFRSVPLIALAPIVILLVGRGVASVAVMSGIVVLFPALVTIVLGLRSASAPMRDLVTVLGGGPRTVLRLVQLPAALPSVFAAVRISVPGAITGALIAEWLATGGGIGYGVVSAVGRAQNTKVWALVVVVTLASLVLYTLAQLVEQWVLARFGPAAGRA, encoded by the coding sequence GTGAGCGCGCCCGGCACCCCGCTCGTCGCGCCGTCCGCCGCGGTCGCCCCACCCCCGTCCGACGACGCACCGCGGGCACGCACGCACGTCGCGTGGCGGCGCGTCGGGCGGGTGCTGCTCGACGCGGTCACGACGACCGTCGTCGTCCTGGTCGCGTGGACCGTGCTGCTCGCCGCGTTCGACGTCTCCCCGTACGTCGGCAAGGGCCCGGCGCAGGTGTGGGAGTACCTCGTGACCGACGACGACGCGGGCGAGAACCGCACCGAGGTGCTCGCGCTGCTCGGCCAGACGCTCACGGACGCGTCCATCGGCTTCGTCGCGGGCATGGCGGCCGCGCTGGTCCTGGCCGCTGCGATCGTGCTGTCGCGGACCGCAGAGGGCGCGATCATGCCGGTCGCGATGCTGTTCCGCTCGGTCCCGCTGATCGCGCTCGCGCCGATCGTCATCCTGCTGGTCGGCCGGGGCGTGGCGTCGGTCGCCGTGATGAGCGGGATCGTCGTGCTGTTCCCGGCGCTCGTGACGATCGTGCTCGGGCTGCGCTCGGCGTCCGCGCCGATGCGCGACCTCGTCACCGTGCTCGGCGGCGGGCCGCGGACCGTGCTGCGCCTGGTCCAGCTCCCCGCGGCGCTGCCGTCGGTGTTCGCGGCCGTGCGCATCTCGGTGCCCGGGGCGATCACGGGCGCGCTCATCGCCGAGTGGCTCGCGACGGGCGGCGGCATCGGGTACGGGGTCGTGTCGGCCGTCGGCCGCGCGCAGAACACCAAGGTGTGGGCGCTCGTCGTGGTCGTCACGCTCGCGTCGCTCGTGCTGTACACGCTCGCGCAGCTCGTCGAGCAGTGGGTCCTCGCGCGGTTCGGCCCGGCGGCGGGGCGTGCCTGA
- a CDS encoding nucleotidyltransferase family protein, whose product MPEDLLGLVLAAGAGTRMGRPKALCTTPDGVPWLHRAHDALLGGGCARVRVVLGAAADEARALVPDGAEVVVADDWGLGMGASLAAGLADLAGPAPLVAVVVTLVDLPDLDARAVSRVTARPVGPGDLRRATFGGVPGHPVLIGRDHWAPLRARLHGDAGARGYLRDHPPLALDCTELPGGLDRDTPG is encoded by the coding sequence GTGCCTGAGGACCTGCTGGGGCTCGTCCTGGCCGCCGGCGCCGGGACGCGCATGGGCCGGCCCAAGGCCCTGTGCACGACGCCCGACGGCGTGCCGTGGTTGCACCGCGCGCACGACGCGCTGCTCGGCGGTGGCTGCGCCCGGGTGCGCGTCGTGCTCGGGGCCGCCGCGGACGAGGCGCGCGCGCTGGTGCCGGACGGTGCCGAGGTCGTCGTCGCCGACGACTGGGGGCTCGGCATGGGGGCGTCGCTGGCGGCAGGGCTGGCCGACCTCGCGGGGCCGGCGCCCCTGGTCGCCGTCGTCGTCACGCTCGTCGACCTGCCGGACCTCGACGCCCGGGCGGTGTCCCGCGTGACGGCGCGGCCCGTCGGCCCCGGCGACCTGCGGCGGGCGACCTTCGGCGGGGTCCCCGGGCACCCCGTCCTGATCGGCCGCGACCACTGGGCACCGCTGCGGGCCCGGCTGCACGGCGACGCGGGGGCACGCGGCTACCTGCGCGACCACCCCCCGCTCGCGCTCGACTGCACCGAGCTGCCGGGCGGGCTCGACCGCGACACACCTGGCTGA
- a CDS encoding HAD family hydrolase translates to MADQQPAAAARGAQQHARRLHAAAFFDLDKTIIATSSATAFSKGFLAQGLLTRRSVVASAYAQLAYLLGGADEASTERLRAALARTVVGWDVETVSTIVRDTLHESIDPTVYAEAVELIAAHQAAGRDVVVVSASGSEVVEPIAAMLGADAFVATRMAVADGRYTGEIDFYAFGENKAVAIRELAAARGYDLAASFAYSDSVTDAPMLTAVGHGHVVNPDRALRRLAAEHGWDVLTFRRPVPLRQLDTQVRVTTGAVLAGVAVVVVLAWWWRRRRRGRPT, encoded by the coding sequence ATGGCCGACCAGCAGCCCGCCGCGGCGGCGCGCGGTGCGCAGCAGCACGCGCGACGCCTGCACGCGGCCGCGTTCTTCGACCTCGACAAGACCATCATCGCGACGTCGTCGGCGACGGCGTTCTCCAAGGGCTTCCTCGCCCAGGGGCTGCTCACGCGCCGCTCGGTCGTCGCGTCCGCGTACGCGCAGCTCGCCTACCTGCTGGGCGGCGCCGACGAGGCGTCCACGGAGCGGCTGCGCGCGGCCCTGGCGCGCACGGTCGTCGGCTGGGACGTCGAGACGGTGTCGACGATCGTGCGCGACACGCTCCACGAGTCGATCGACCCGACCGTGTACGCCGAGGCGGTGGAGCTCATCGCCGCGCACCAGGCGGCCGGGCGCGACGTCGTGGTGGTGTCGGCCTCCGGGTCCGAGGTCGTGGAGCCGATCGCCGCGATGCTCGGCGCCGACGCGTTCGTCGCGACGCGCATGGCCGTGGCCGACGGCCGCTACACGGGGGAGATCGACTTCTACGCGTTCGGCGAGAACAAGGCGGTCGCGATCCGTGAGCTCGCCGCGGCCCGCGGGTACGACCTGGCCGCCAGCTTCGCGTACTCCGACTCCGTGACCGACGCGCCGATGCTGACGGCCGTCGGCCATGGGCACGTCGTCAACCCCGACCGGGCGCTGCGGCGGCTGGCCGCCGAGCACGGCTGGGACGTGCTGACGTTCCGGCGGCCCGTGCCCCTGCGACAGCTCGACACGCAGGTCCGGGTCACGACGGGCGCCGTCCTGGCGGGCGTCGCGGTGGTCGTGGTGCTCGCGTGGTGGTGGCGACGGCGTCGGCGCGGCCGTCCCACCTGA
- a CDS encoding Fic family protein: MSDALAAVATLGGVADAVDAARAACEELRWHEAFRRRWREVRAESGLRAVAASAALDGAPVGVEALRGWATGTSAPGRGAEAVAAGALRAQSVVATHLPDLGARAGGPVTPLPQVLARLHAAAAAGVLPDDQVGRPRTGPPGDLRGLGVAPAPGDASDRVAGILRDVATTRAPALVVVAVLHAELLTARPFAGANGVVARAAARLVATRAGLDPTGTVLPEVVWQDAPPAYLAAAARYATGEPEAVAHWVRAYADAVVRGAGHARTVADEVLAGRRAGDGTRTGPDTNDGAS; the protein is encoded by the coding sequence GTGAGCGACGCGCTCGCCGCCGTCGCCACGCTGGGCGGGGTGGCCGACGCGGTCGACGCCGCCCGCGCCGCGTGCGAGGAGCTGCGCTGGCACGAGGCGTTCCGGCGCCGGTGGCGCGAGGTGCGGGCCGAGTCCGGGCTGCGCGCGGTGGCGGCGTCCGCGGCGCTGGACGGAGCGCCCGTCGGTGTCGAGGCGCTGCGCGGGTGGGCGACCGGCACGTCCGCGCCGGGGCGAGGCGCCGAGGCGGTCGCCGCGGGTGCGCTGCGCGCGCAGTCGGTGGTCGCGACGCACCTGCCCGACCTGGGGGCGCGCGCCGGCGGTCCGGTGACGCCGCTGCCCCAGGTGCTCGCGCGCCTGCACGCGGCCGCGGCGGCGGGCGTGCTGCCCGACGACCAGGTCGGCCGCCCCCGCACCGGTCCGCCCGGCGACCTGCGCGGCCTCGGGGTGGCGCCGGCCCCCGGGGACGCGTCGGACCGCGTCGCCGGGATCCTGCGGGACGTCGCGACGACCCGGGCGCCTGCGCTCGTCGTGGTGGCCGTGCTGCACGCCGAGCTGCTGACGGCGCGACCGTTCGCGGGTGCCAACGGCGTGGTCGCGCGCGCGGCGGCGCGGCTGGTGGCGACCCGCGCGGGGCTCGACCCGACGGGGACGGTGCTGCCGGAGGTCGTCTGGCAGGACGCGCCACCGGCCTACCTGGCGGCGGCCGCGCGGTACGCGACCGGCGAGCCGGAGGCGGTGGCGCACTGGGTCCGCGCGTACGCCGACGCGGTGGTGCGGGGTGCGGGGCACGCACGCACGGTCGCGGACGAGGTGCTGGCGGGCCGGCGGGCCGGCGACGGGACCCGGACGGGTCCGGACACGAACGACGGCGCCTCGTAG
- a CDS encoding NUDIX hydrolase: MPTPPFVLALRERIGNDLLWLPGATAVVLREDGPRPLLLLVRRAGNGEWEPVAGIVDPGEDPAAAAVREALEEADVVVVAERLAQVSVVGPVVYENGDRSQYLDVTFRCRWVSGEPFPADGENTDARWFDLDELPAMSPSMASRVAAALPAHGEAEFSA, translated from the coding sequence GTGCCCACCCCGCCCTTCGTCCTGGCCCTGCGCGAGCGCATCGGGAACGACCTGCTCTGGCTGCCCGGAGCGACCGCGGTCGTGCTGCGGGAGGACGGTCCGCGCCCGCTGCTGCTGCTCGTGCGCCGCGCCGGCAACGGCGAGTGGGAGCCGGTCGCGGGGATCGTCGACCCGGGGGAGGACCCCGCCGCCGCGGCCGTGCGGGAGGCGCTCGAGGAGGCGGACGTCGTCGTGGTGGCGGAACGCCTCGCCCAGGTGAGCGTCGTCGGTCCCGTCGTCTACGAGAACGGCGACCGGTCGCAGTACCTGGACGTCACGTTCCGGTGCCGGTGGGTCTCGGGCGAGCCGTTCCCGGCGGACGGCGAGAACACCGACGCCCGGTGGTTCGACCTCGACGAGCTGCCCGCCATGTCGCCGTCGATGGCGTCGCGGGTGGCTGCGGCGCTGCCGGCGCACGGCGAGGCGGAGTTCTCGGCGTGA
- a CDS encoding NAD-dependent malic enzyme, with amino-acid sequence MVSAPSVSSSITARLEVQARPTAVSDLTTAIERAGGIVTALDVTASFHETMTVDVTCATRDTDHAADVVRALEELEGVVVQRVSDRTFLMHLGGKLSIESKVPLRNRDDLSMAYTPGVARVCQAIAEHPEDARRLTIKRNTIAVVTDGTAVLGMGDIGPLAALPVMEGKAVLFKRFADIDAFPICLDTTDVDRIVETVVAIAPVFAGINLEDISAPRCFEIERRLREALDIPVFHDDQHGTAIVVVAALRNALQVVDKRIGDVRVVMSGAGAAGTAVLKLLLAAGVRDVVVADVAGVIHRDRPGLSPSLRWTAEATNHRGVTGTLRDAVVGADVFIGLSAPDVLTGHDVSRMARDSIVFALANPRPEVDPDEAAQHAAVVGTGRSDFANQINNVLAFPGVFRGLLDAQSRSITESMLLAAAHALASVVHPDELNPTYIVPSVFNPEATTAVAAAVRAAAEAEAGHVSARPETGAIATVRYRGV; translated from the coding sequence ATGGTCTCCGCGCCCTCCGTGTCGTCGTCCATCACCGCCCGGCTGGAGGTGCAGGCCCGGCCCACCGCCGTCTCGGACCTCACCACCGCCATCGAGCGCGCCGGGGGGATCGTCACGGCGCTCGACGTCACCGCGTCGTTCCACGAGACGATGACGGTCGACGTCACGTGCGCGACGCGCGACACCGACCACGCCGCCGACGTCGTCCGCGCCCTGGAGGAGCTCGAGGGCGTCGTCGTCCAGCGCGTCTCCGACCGCACGTTCCTCATGCACCTGGGCGGCAAGCTCTCGATCGAGTCGAAGGTGCCGCTGCGCAACCGCGACGACCTGTCGATGGCGTACACCCCGGGCGTCGCGCGCGTGTGCCAGGCCATCGCCGAGCACCCCGAGGACGCCCGCCGCCTGACCATCAAGCGCAACACGATCGCCGTGGTCACCGACGGCACGGCGGTGCTCGGCATGGGCGACATCGGGCCGCTGGCGGCGCTGCCCGTCATGGAGGGCAAGGCCGTGCTGTTCAAGCGGTTCGCCGACATCGACGCGTTCCCGATCTGCCTCGACACGACCGACGTGGACCGCATCGTCGAGACGGTCGTCGCGATCGCGCCCGTCTTCGCGGGCATCAACCTCGAGGACATCTCCGCGCCGCGGTGCTTCGAGATCGAGCGCCGGCTGCGCGAGGCGCTCGACATCCCCGTCTTCCACGACGACCAGCACGGCACCGCGATCGTCGTCGTCGCCGCGCTGCGCAACGCGCTGCAGGTCGTCGACAAGCGCATCGGTGACGTCCGCGTCGTCATGTCCGGTGCCGGCGCCGCGGGGACGGCGGTGCTCAAGCTGCTGCTCGCCGCGGGGGTGCGCGACGTCGTCGTGGCCGACGTCGCGGGCGTCATCCACCGGGACCGCCCGGGCCTGAGCCCGTCGCTGCGCTGGACGGCCGAGGCGACCAACCACCGCGGTGTCACCGGCACGCTGCGCGACGCGGTCGTCGGCGCCGACGTGTTCATCGGGCTGTCCGCGCCCGACGTGCTCACTGGGCACGACGTGTCGCGCATGGCCCGCGACTCGATCGTCTTCGCGCTCGCCAACCCGCGACCCGAGGTCGACCCGGACGAGGCCGCGCAGCACGCGGCGGTCGTCGGGACGGGCCGCTCGGACTTCGCGAACCAGATCAACAACGTGCTCGCGTTCCCCGGGGTGTTCCGCGGGCTGCTGGACGCGCAGTCGCGCTCCATCACGGAGTCGATGCTGCTGGCTGCGGCGCACGCGCTGGCGTCCGTCGTGCACCCGGACGAGCTCAACCCGACGTATATCGTCCCCAGCGTCTTCAACCCCGAGGCGACGACGGCGGTCGCGGCTGCCGTCCGCGCCGCGGCCGAGGCGGAGGCGGGGCACGTGTCGGCCCGCCCGGAGACGGGTGCGATCGCCACGGTCCGGTACCGCGGGGTCTGA
- a CDS encoding carbohydrate ABC transporter permease, with protein MSVGPRDSKSYKTFTWFNGTFLVLLCGFMLYPFVTVLAQSFSSAGAVKAGMVNVWPVGFNLTTYQVVIANDLFWSSYRNTVVYTLVGTTIAMVLTTLLAYVLARRALRGRNVLIGIAVFTMFFNGGLIPNYVLIQTLGLKNTMWAVVLPGAISVFNLLVMKSFFENMPSELEEAAQIDGLGWWGIFRRIVMPLSKAVIATMILFYSVAIWNDWFAAFLYLDKQELFPVTLYLRNMIAGASSTASQGAAASGSSTSEIAANIQAVTMVLTIIPVLCIYPFVQRYFVSGIMLGSVKG; from the coding sequence ATGTCCGTCGGTCCGCGCGACTCCAAGAGCTACAAGACGTTCACCTGGTTCAACGGCACGTTCCTCGTCCTGCTCTGCGGGTTCATGCTGTACCCGTTCGTCACGGTGCTCGCGCAGTCGTTCAGCAGCGCCGGCGCGGTGAAGGCCGGCATGGTCAACGTCTGGCCCGTCGGCTTCAACCTCACGACCTACCAGGTGGTCATCGCCAACGACCTCTTCTGGTCGTCGTACCGCAACACCGTGGTCTACACGCTCGTCGGCACGACGATCGCCATGGTGCTGACGACCCTGCTCGCCTACGTGCTCGCCAGGCGCGCCCTGCGAGGTCGGAACGTCCTCATCGGCATCGCCGTGTTCACGATGTTCTTCAACGGCGGCCTGATCCCCAACTACGTGCTCATCCAGACCCTCGGGCTGAAGAACACGATGTGGGCGGTCGTGCTGCCCGGGGCGATCTCGGTGTTCAACCTGCTCGTCATGAAGTCGTTCTTCGAGAACATGCCCTCCGAGCTCGAGGAGGCCGCGCAGATCGACGGGCTCGGCTGGTGGGGGATCTTCCGCCGCATCGTCATGCCGCTGTCGAAGGCGGTCATCGCGACGATGATCCTGTTCTACTCGGTGGCGATCTGGAACGACTGGTTCGCGGCGTTCCTGTACCTCGACAAGCAGGAGCTGTTCCCGGTGACGCTGTACCTGCGCAACATGATCGCGGGGGCCTCGTCGACGGCCTCCCAGGGCGCGGCGGCCTCCGGGTCCAGCACGTCGGAGATCGCGGCGAACATCCAGGCGGTCACGATGGTCCTGACGATCATCCCCGTCCTGTGCATCTACCCGTTCGTCCAGCGGTACTTCGTGTCCGGCATCATGCTCGGCTCCGTCAAGGGCTGA
- a CDS encoding ABC transporter permease: protein MSAAHAAGDALATTVQAPPAGTVPLAADREDTGKKARPPVRKIGWRHTLRRDWVLYAMALVPVLFLLLFRYVPMFGNIIAFRRFRPGGSIFGDEWVGMRYVELFLNDPNFWNVFANTVILGGLTLLFCFPLPIVLALLLNEVRVRTFKRVVQSISYLPHFLSVVIVVGMLMQLLSLQGTVNQIIEAVGGEAIPFLQRAEWFRTVYVGSEIWQTVGWGTILYLAALTTVDASLYEAARIDGANRWRQTWHVTLPGIRPTMVTLLILNIGLFLNVGFEKVLLLYNPLTYETADVVSTYLYRVGLVSNNFSYATAIGLFQAIIGLVMILTANFLSRRVVGASLW from the coding sequence ATGAGCGCTGCTCACGCGGCGGGCGACGCACTCGCGACCACGGTCCAGGCGCCACCCGCGGGAACGGTCCCCCTCGCGGCGGACCGTGAGGACACCGGCAAGAAGGCGCGACCCCCGGTACGCAAGATCGGGTGGCGGCACACGTTGCGCCGCGACTGGGTGCTCTACGCCATGGCCCTGGTCCCCGTGCTTTTCCTCCTGTTGTTCCGGTACGTGCCGATGTTCGGCAACATCATCGCGTTCCGACGCTTCCGGCCGGGCGGCAGCATCTTCGGCGACGAGTGGGTCGGGATGCGCTATGTCGAGCTCTTCCTCAACGACCCCAACTTCTGGAACGTCTTCGCCAACACGGTGATCCTCGGCGGACTCACCCTGCTGTTCTGCTTCCCGCTGCCGATCGTCCTCGCGCTCCTGCTCAACGAGGTGCGCGTCCGCACGTTCAAGCGCGTCGTGCAGTCCATCTCCTACCTGCCGCACTTCCTCTCGGTCGTCATCGTCGTCGGCATGCTCATGCAGCTGCTGTCCCTGCAGGGCACGGTCAACCAGATCATCGAGGCGGTGGGCGGGGAGGCGATCCCGTTCCTGCAGCGCGCCGAGTGGTTCCGCACGGTGTACGTCGGGTCCGAGATCTGGCAGACCGTCGGGTGGGGCACGATCCTCTACCTCGCCGCACTCACCACGGTCGACGCGTCCCTCTACGAGGCCGCGCGCATCGACGGCGCCAACCGGTGGCGCCAGACCTGGCACGTCACCCTGCCGGGCATCCGCCCGACGATGGTGACGCTGCTCATCCTCAACATCGGCCTGTTCCTCAACGTCGGGTTCGAGAAGGTCCTCCTGCTGTACAACCCGCTCACCTACGAGACCGCCGACGTCGTCTCGACGTACCTCTACCGCGTGGGTCTGGTCTCGAACAACTTCAGCTACGCGACGGCCATCGGACTGTTCCAGGCGATCATCGGCCTCGTGATGATCCTCACCGCGAACTTCCTGTCGCGCCGAGTGGTAGGAGCAAGCCTGTGGTGA
- a CDS encoding extracellular solute-binding protein: MARAGYLAGRRMRSARTAGALTLVGALALAACSSGDDGGTTNADGEAADLECTTEAVADEPWKAAEPREFSLLWTDWADFPITDTWEFFDEIEERTNVKLNLTNIPFSDATEKRSLLISAGDAPQIIPLVYTGEERQFAASGAVVPLSDYADYMPNFKKYSEEWDLVDMVDDLRQEDGKYYMTPGLQEVSVPVFTLIIRKDIFDEVGAPAPETWEDLQEGMELIKAKYPDSTPLADGFEGQSMINYAAHAFGTVGGWGFGDGAWWDEDAGEFVYAATTDGYKDMVTYFNGLTEAGLLDTESFTAADDGGGTVTEKFAAEQVFAASGGSWTVQEFSTALDAAGVTDYELVQIAPPAGPAGDFVEPRNFWNGFMLTADAVNDPNFCDLLGFTDWLYYNPEARELIQWGVEGEHHTKDADGAYTLEPDITFAGLNLNPSGTIDLKKDLGFANDVFAGSTESRALKESYNVPAFVEYIDSVQTTRTPRDPFPPHPLDEVELEQASLLGTPLKDSVDTATLGFILGQRDLAEWDDFVTQLEGQGLSGYMDLINGAAERAAGNDG, from the coding sequence ATGGCACGTGCGGGATATCTGGCAGGACGGCGGATGCGCTCGGCGCGCACCGCTGGTGCGCTGACGTTGGTGGGTGCGCTCGCGCTCGCCGCCTGCAGCAGCGGTGACGACGGCGGGACGACCAACGCCGACGGTGAGGCCGCGGACCTGGAGTGCACGACCGAGGCGGTCGCGGACGAGCCCTGGAAGGCTGCGGAGCCGCGCGAGTTCTCCCTGCTGTGGACGGACTGGGCCGACTTCCCGATCACCGACACGTGGGAGTTCTTCGACGAGATCGAGGAGCGCACCAACGTCAAGCTCAACCTCACGAACATCCCGTTCAGCGACGCGACCGAGAAGCGCAGCCTGCTCATCAGCGCCGGCGACGCGCCGCAGATCATCCCGCTCGTCTACACGGGTGAGGAGCGCCAGTTCGCGGCGTCCGGTGCGGTCGTCCCGCTGAGCGACTACGCCGACTACATGCCGAACTTCAAGAAGTACAGCGAGGAGTGGGACCTCGTCGACATGGTCGACGACCTGCGCCAGGAGGACGGCAAGTACTACATGACGCCGGGCCTCCAGGAGGTCTCCGTCCCCGTCTTCACGCTGATCATCCGCAAGGACATCTTCGACGAGGTCGGCGCCCCGGCGCCCGAGACCTGGGAAGACCTCCAGGAGGGCATGGAGCTCATCAAGGCCAAGTACCCGGACAGCACGCCGCTGGCCGACGGCTTCGAGGGCCAGTCGATGATCAACTACGCCGCCCACGCCTTCGGCACGGTCGGTGGCTGGGGCTTCGGCGACGGCGCCTGGTGGGACGAGGACGCGGGCGAGTTCGTCTACGCCGCGACGACCGACGGCTACAAGGACATGGTCACGTACTTCAACGGGCTGACCGAGGCCGGTCTGCTCGACACCGAGTCCTTCACGGCGGCCGACGACGGCGGCGGCACGGTCACCGAGAAGTTCGCGGCCGAGCAGGTCTTCGCGGCCTCGGGTGGCTCGTGGACGGTCCAGGAGTTCTCGACGGCGCTCGACGCCGCGGGTGTCACGGACTACGAGCTCGTCCAGATCGCGCCCCCGGCCGGACCGGCCGGCGACTTCGTCGAGCCGCGCAACTTCTGGAACGGGTTCATGCTCACCGCCGACGCGGTGAACGACCCGAACTTCTGCGACCTGCTCGGGTTCACCGACTGGCTGTACTACAACCCCGAGGCCCGCGAGCTGATCCAGTGGGGCGTCGAGGGCGAGCACCACACGAAGGACGCCGATGGCGCCTACACGCTGGAGCCCGACATCACGTTCGCCGGCCTCAACCTGAACCCGTCCGGCACGATCGACCTCAAGAAGGACCTCGGTTTCGCCAACGACGTCTTCGCCGGGTCGACCGAGTCGCGCGCGCTCAAGGAGTCCTACAACGTCCCGGCGTTCGTCGAGTACATCGACTCGGTGCAGACGACGCGCACGCCGCGGGACCCGTTCCCGCCGCACCCGCTCGACGAGGTCGAGCTCGAGCAGGCCTCGCTGCTGGGGACCCCGCTCAAGGACTCGGTGGACACGGCGACGCTCGGGTTCATCCTCGGGCAGCGCGACCTCGCCGAGTGGGACGACTTCGTGACCCAGCTCGAGGGCCAGGGTCTGTCGGGCTACATGGATCTCATCAACGGCGCCGCTGAGCGCGCCGCAGGGAACGACGGCTGA
- a CDS encoding formate/nitrite transporter family protein: MLTIPEAAAAHADAAVHKVVLTRTPGLFLVRTMLAGAYIGIGVLVMATAGGPLTVAGSPWAPLVNGAVFGIALTIVLVAGGELATSAMMILTQGAILGRIGWVPAGVTLLACLGGNLLGAAAFAGLLHVSGVLAPGTAGGEAVARMIAHKAEATTLELVVRGVLCNLLVCLAVWCWARLTSEIAGIMAVFGCVLVFITSGFEHVVANMTTLSLGLYGGLPHATVAEFARNIAAVGLGNTLGGALLVGAAYAYGVRRVAPAPLVARVDAGRSAAVPAGVPVR; the protein is encoded by the coding sequence GTGCTCACCATCCCCGAGGCTGCTGCCGCGCACGCCGACGCCGCCGTGCACAAGGTCGTCCTGACCCGCACACCCGGGCTGTTCCTGGTCCGGACCATGCTCGCCGGAGCGTACATCGGCATCGGCGTGCTGGTCATGGCCACCGCCGGTGGACCGCTCACGGTCGCGGGCTCCCCCTGGGCGCCCCTGGTCAACGGTGCCGTGTTCGGCATCGCCCTGACCATCGTCCTCGTCGCCGGCGGCGAGCTGGCCACGAGCGCCATGATGATCCTCACGCAGGGCGCGATCCTCGGACGCATCGGCTGGGTCCCGGCAGGGGTCACGCTCCTCGCCTGCCTGGGCGGCAACCTGCTGGGCGCTGCGGCGTTCGCCGGGCTGCTCCACGTCTCCGGGGTGCTCGCGCCCGGGACCGCGGGCGGCGAGGCGGTGGCACGGATGATCGCGCACAAGGCCGAGGCCACCACGCTCGAGCTCGTCGTGCGCGGCGTGCTGTGCAACCTCCTGGTCTGCCTCGCCGTGTGGTGCTGGGCCCGCCTGACCAGCGAGATCGCGGGGATCATGGCGGTCTTCGGCTGCGTGCTCGTGTTCATCACCTCGGGTTTCGAGCACGTCGTCGCCAACATGACGACGCTGTCGCTCGGCCTCTACGGCGGCCTGCCGCACGCCACGGTGGCCGAGTTCGCCCGCAACATCGCCGCCGTGGGGCTCGGCAACACCCTCGGCGGTGCGCTGCTGGTCGGCGCGGCGTACGCCTACGGGGTCCGCCGCGTCGCCCCGGCACCGCTCGTCGCCCGGGTCGACGCGGGACGGTCCGCAGCGGTGCCCGCCGGGGTGCCCGTGCGCTGA